TTCCTGGGATTGGAAAATGCCATACCATCATCATCAGCACCATCAACATCAAcattcagcagcagcagaagtaAAACCGCCAGAAAACCGGAGGCAAACATCTCAATTATTCTTGGCTGATTTTTCCACCCCCATTACTTTGGAGTTGGGCTCACTCGTTCGCTACCAAGCAGGAATCACAAGCGGTTTTTGATTGAAAGTTGAGGCATCTTTTGAAATTGGTTTCCTTCGGATGAAATTTTTCTTCCGGTTGAAGAAAGGAGGCAAAAAACCCTCGAATGATGTTATCGGCAACCCTATCGCAAAGGCAAGGATCGGGTCTTCGATGTCGGCGAGCATAAATTAATTGCGGTCACAGAAGGTCGATTTTCAATGGGGCGAAACCCGCACGAACCAGAACCTAACCGTTCCAATCAAAGTGGCCTTCGACCCGTTTCGATAAAGGCTTTTGATTCAGTTGATTGATCGAATAAAAGTCATCCGGTCAATGTGATGGCAGCCATCAATGGGCACCTGATCGAGTTGATATACTTGGCGGCACAAATACCGGGGCCCACGGATCGGGTCCGGGTGACCGAGTGGATTCGAAAGTTGAAGGATACTCATTCGGAAAATTTGGCGCATCCTCGGGTGGTTCCTGAGTACCTGGAATATCTTAAATTGTTGCTCAGCCAGAGTCCAATTTATTTTGTGGATCCCTTTAAGAAACTACCGCCCAAACAGCCTGGATTGGTTCCGTTGGCTGAAGCCCTGGGAAATTCGTTGGCGGATCAGTGTCCCTACTTGCCTCGAACCGGAAAGGTTGCCCCGGTTTTACTTCATCGAAGTGGGAACGATTCAGCTTCAATTTCTGTTCAACGAGAGGCGGATGGAAATGTCGTATGCTACATGGCAATTTCCCCAAAAGACCCAAACATTTAATTGAAGATTACCACTTATCAGTTCAATTCTGGGTATAttaatcaacatcattttcaaattgaaatatcatcaaaaatcCGATAGATCCAGAAGTGCCCTTGATATTATTTCTCGTAACTAACCTAAAATATTCATCTGTGAAACAACTATATAACaaataaaattcacaaaacCACGGCCAGTTGACAAAGGAAAGACATCCGGGGAAAACCTTTATCAATCACCGCCGTTTTTCCCCTGCAGTGCTGAGCAACCAGCAATGATCTGTTTGCACAACAGTACAACTGTCTAAATCGAATTAACCCCCGAAAAGACGCAGCTAATAAAGTACCTGAGTGCTGTCCAAATAATTCCTCGCTAATTTGCATTTGTTTTAGTATTCAAGTTAGGTTCCAAAAGTTTACgaagattttttgtgatttaattGTAGTCTTGAGTTCCAGTGGCAGCCCGCTTTAAAAACAATTGACTCCTATAATATTCTTGAATGTTTTTTAAACgagtttttttatatgaaacgtTCGACTATTGCTAATAGCATAGCTCGAAATAATTTATGAATTGCAATCAAGAATTACAGGTCCTATAAGGCTTCATActctattcaaaaattataaaaaaaattatgccatGACCCTTTAAATCTGAATGTAGTGTTCAAACTATGtaagttttagaattttttgcaaTACAATCacgataatttttaaatctattgAGAAGGTGATAacttcataatttaaaatatctactaaagagtgtattcgaaaaatatacaacactttgttttatgaataactttAATATGCATGAATGGAAATAAATGAAGTTTTCAGTGAAGATGCTAAGTTATTTAATGTTTACAAGTgtatatttttttgactttatgtCAAGTGGTTCTTTAAGATAGGttccaatgaaaaaattaatcgaCTTTAATATTTGCGTTCCATATGCGCCATCTGTGATGCGTATTATGAATCACTCCTTTTCCAAATCAAAGCTAGTTTTGATAGCTATATCTGTTTCCTGAAGTTTGAccttcaaaattactcaaaattattaatttaatcGAAGTTATGGCAAATTTAGCAGATTGTCCTCCTTAGGCACAAAATCAACTTATTTCACTTATtcacccttattctcgttttcgatcgaatgacattcgttcgaaagtttggcaatttcgtattcttgttttcgatcgaacgaATCAAAGCAGTTAGATTTTTCGAACATAGCTCGTTCGAACGAAATAGtgcattctcgttttcgatcgaacgtatttttTCTATCGGCTGACAAACGCAAGTAAAATCCTGCGAACTGTGAGCGTTTGGAAAATGGTGTATGAAGTTTAAATCGGTTGCTAAATTTTTGAGTggctcaaatgaaaaaaaaaatgggaaaaattcttaaatgcttcggttcaaaataataaaattttgtggattatgatggataaaattttttattcaaattgattcacTTGGCACTTCTCATCTTTAGAGTTATTCcaacagtagcagcagcagGCAGAGCTACCGCCAAATTTCTGCATTGAAGACACCTGCggtatttattttgattgccGTTAGTTGCTGCTGATAACGATGACGGTAAACATTCGTTGCCGGAATCAACTTCTTGGCTCCATGAGATGTATTACAATTCTCTGGTTGCTTTCCTGACCGCCTCCGGGTGACTGGGGAGATAGATTAAACCGATGATTCTACTCTTGGATTTCGACTTAAAAAACCGCGCACAGGGGACAAAACGAAAATACTTGAAACACACCCGAAACTGTCGTCCCCATTCTGTTTTTCCGTACCGACATATTTTCTACCGTGTTCCGTCcgaatattcagaaaaaaaaattaccaactcGACTCGAAAAACAATGtttacatgaaattttctgacaaGAAACGTCATTTTGACCAATCCGGGTGCTTTGATTTTTCGAACTTGATCGGGTAACACCAACATCGAACGTATcgcattcgaacgaaaacaagaatagctttttcgaattcgatcgaaagtatccgttcgaacgaacgacagatacgccgtaaacaagaataagggtgattATCACTCTAACAGTGTTTAAATGGAGTTAGGAGTTcatcacccttattcttgtttacggcgtatctgccgttcgttcgaacggatactttcgatcgaattcgaaaaagctattctcgttttcgttcgaacgcgaTACGTTCGATGTTGGTGTTACCAGATCAAGTTCGAAAATTTTGAGCAGCAAGCTACGTCAAAATGACAATTGTCATGTTTATCTTGGGTTGCGGGTCGAAAAATTTATGCGTTGGTTAGTGgaaaaacttgagaaaaaaagGTTCTAGGTCGTGTGCTAAGGGCTGTGCGACTGAATAGCATCGGAAAGCATTCTAAGATGTGAAAATAAACAGCCGAGGGACTGATTCCAGCAGTGGATCTGGGCCGACAACATTCGAATCTGCAGGTGGAGTCCGACATCGAATCGGTATATGATGGTTCACTCAGGAGCTGGTTGTTTCCGGACGGAAGGAGCTGCTTTCAATGCCAATGGGTGGTGGTGATGAAAAAGCTGATGCCACAGCCGGTGCTCGTCGCAGATTGGTTCGATTGTCGTGAACAAGCGGGAAGATTTCAAAGAcaacaaagtttcaaattaaattttgcttgaaaattttgaataaaaatctcatttatgcaatttttcaatagttgtcattttttaaactacacacacacactttttttttgaatgtccAAGATAAGCAACACCAAacttgcctttttttttttttaaatgagaataaaatatttttcgtcttcaagatttttttattttgctgtaCACAATTTCGCGggttttattgtaaaaaaatcttattttgaatcACTTTTTAATTCCACGATCGATATTAATCGTGATTAAACTTCATTAATTGCTTTAAACGATCATAGTTCGCAGCGTCAGACTCGCGTTTGCCAATCCATAGAaaaaatacgttcgatcgaaaacgggaATGCAATGTTTTGTTCGTacgaacgatgttcgaaagatcgaactgttctcattcgttcgaacgaaaacaagaatacaaaattgcaaaactttcgaacgaatgtcattcgatcgaaaacgagaataagggtgCATGACTTTGGtgtttaaatttcgaaaacttcGCCCGTGCCCGTAGCAACAATTACACtaaacaaaaacttatttactatttttgaatcataggctagcaaaaataatttcgaatcgTGAAGCTTTTctcctttttataaaaaatattaaagcgATGAtgtttcatttacatttcttatTTGCATTATCACAACTCATCCTTAATATTACTTCTGGAATCAATGTTTCTTCAATCTTGAATAAAGGTTATTTCGCATTCAGACTTACCATTTTCTATTGGTGTATTGTctgacattatttttaaaagaaaaatttaatcacTTTGGTTCTGACACAATACCAAGCCTTCAAAATCTACACTCAGAAAATTCGACACATTGACGATATAGATTATTGCTATTTGTATCCCATTTGAAAAACACCACCACTGTTTCACTGATGGAAgcattttatttatcgaaaattagcatcgcttttcgaaagctgggactttcccctttagtttgagcccaaatttgaaataacccACCGGGTGGTCTAgaacaatttatattttgaagatttttgaatatttcaaatgtttttttcaaacacaaaaTCATACTACTCACTGTTAAAACGCTTGTCTTACCTTAAGCGTCAACACAACTGCATTATGTCAACAATGttatttaataggaaatttttctggctacaactttgtagaagacatcaaagtgatacaaattaagAGAAAGAGTaagaatgtcacaaacagagtgattatgttttcattttaaaaatctaacaaaacttCTCTTCACTGATGGAACTATGATCAGAAACTAAATTCAACCAACTCAGTTATTGATTTGAGCGTGTTCAAATGTTCAGGATggttatttacattaaaaaataaatatttacataaatttgGCCAGGATAATCTGAAGTAATGGGCATTTAGGGAGTTTTATTattccggaacaaatttcaaatactttttttgtcacttcaatttttacaaaaatcgcgAAGCGGGAAAAATATTAAggtattttgaacaaaaatttgattaattcttcgagaattcaaacatttgaaaGAGCAAAAGCCAAACTGTAGATGAGTATTATATGACCAGTTGTAAACGCtaaattttctggattatttgattttatgcaatgtagattgtatacaagtttCATTATTTGATTCCTTATTACTGGTGTCGTGGTAGAAATTGGAACTCTCGCGTTACTGGTCGCAGGCTTCAAatatcaatagtttttttttgttctatttacagctgaacaaatgaaaccaactacaatattgatgaaTGGCGATGGTGCGTAGCCTAGGATGCTTCCTTTTTAGAGTTAAACTTTGCTAAAAGCAGACCTTTTTCGGCTTTTCTTCCATCGCGGCAGACCTAATTATTCATCTGCATGGCAGACTTAATTATTCATATGAATTCTGAAAAGAATGATGAGTTCTGAATTTGACCTATGAATTTCAATTCCGAATATGAGTGAGCTCAAATACTTAAGTACCAAAAAGTATTAAACTTTCTGCAAACCTTTCCTAAAATTCTACATGTTATCAAATTGCATCTTCTATATATAACTTTTTGATTCATCATTCCATGTTTTGAAGTGTTTATTTGTTAATTATGTTCCAGAGTCGTTTCGAGAATCAGTGATGGGATAGGGATTATAGTGAGGAAAACAGCTAGCTGGTAGGAAATtcgattgtttgttttcataatCCCTTAAAATTTACTAATTAAAACACCTCGCAGATATTATTGGGAGTTTCCTTTCGAAAATGTCAAGGaacataggaggtgtaggtcaTCAAaagatcgcaccattttccaaaaatggctcctgatccaAACTTCTCCCttactagaaaaaaaacccttcctgagatacttgaatacAGATTCGCAGCCGTATATACGGttctatagctggtgatactgacttatcattgtttcagagttttcaaaacaaacttttgaagaaaattggaataacagatttatggttgatcctaaaaagtatcttGCTAGCAAACCTTCGTTCATCCCTCTTTGActtctaggacgtggccggtgcTGTttgttattgataatttttttttaagggagagcatgagttttgtgcattaagAATGAGTTTCTTATCCCAAGTTGCATTCTTTTGGCACCTGTACAAAATCGATCAAtcgcggagtagcaaccattggcgatgtggaactcgttctacttagccacgccagcgatcatgaaattcgaaatgcattggATGATTCGATAAAATatattattgtatttttattaaaatcatgagAAAGTGATGgtattttgaaagaataattaaagcatttcggacttaatgatttaaggtggatatgagtagtcaaacaagttaagctaagctaagctgaaTTTCAATTACGAATATGTATCTCAAATTATTTTCTTATGACTGAACTCTAAATCTAAATTGTGAATCTAAATTCCGAATTAAAGTAATTAATTCTCGTTCTGATCCTCCTTAtcccattttttgctgaaaaattcacagacgTTAACTTTTGtgattacaaacaacttttgtctAACGAATTACTTTATCGTAAAGGAAAAAATTTGTATTGCATAACCAAAGGGGCCAAAGAACTtaattttcagtactttttaGCTGCAAAAATTATTCTCGAAATTTTTGAATGTATTCAAACTGCTTCATTgctatatttttaaacaattcttGTTACAGTTTTTATGTTAATGGTTGAGGTATTTCAACTCATACAAAAAGTTAACTCTAAAcaaatttgtcgatttgttgttgtttttcccaATCCAATTTCAGGTGAGGTCGGTttagagcatgggtggccaaaccatggcccacGGGCTTTTTGTGGCCCACGAAGCTgttcgaaaattatttgaaattttttttctcaaatctatACCAACTGCAgtctgtcaaaaaaaaaagactgagAAATCTCGATGATCTGattaaatgtaattttacataATGGCAACTATTAAATAGGGAAACAATTACaataaatgtttgtttcaattcttcaaattgtaaaatttctcCATAAATGTGGCCCTTGCCGTAGTGGGAGCGTTAATAGCTTTTAAGCGCATTCTTGTTTTCATTCTGAGGCGTTTGAAAGGCCTCAGGACTCAGGAAGACAGTAAGTTAATAAACTCtcgattttaaatcgtttaaaaaaatcatcgaaataTATTCACATCACAatcataataatatttttaaagtagcTTATTTTGTTCGTAAGTAAAGatggctcccatacaaaattgtaACGACTCTCATACATTATCAATGTGGAACACGACACAAATAAAATAGCTTTCTAgcccttttttttaacaaatttaatagaCAAACATCACAAGATGAAAAATCACATTAGAAGAAATCTCTGTCGTTTAAAAACGGCGATAGAGGAATGTTAAATAAGCcatcaatatattttttgaacttcaatagaaaaaagtaatttataacaattctacaaatttcaaatagctcagtATTGACAATGTGCTTGGTATTTGTGTTTATCAA
This sequence is a window from Uranotaenia lowii strain MFRU-FL chromosome 3, ASM2978415v1, whole genome shotgun sequence. Protein-coding genes within it:
- the LOC129752113 gene encoding uncharacterized protein LOC129752113, translated to MAAINGHLIELIYLAAQIPGPTDRVRVTEWIRKLKDTHSENLAHPRVVPEYLEYLKLLLSQSPIYFVDPFKKLPPKQPGLVPLAEALGNSLADQCPYLPRTGKVAPVLLHRSGNDSASISVQREADGNVVCYMAISPKDPNI